In Solanum stenotomum isolate F172 unplaced genomic scaffold, ASM1918654v1 scaffold30157, whole genome shotgun sequence, the genomic stretch TTTATACATGGATAAAATGCAACTTATACAATAACCAAACACCCCCTAAGGGTTCATCCAAACTTCCTTGAGTGgaaaattacactatttatatttgattaataatattataatggATGTTAAACCCTTTTTAACTTCTTTGATTCAGTTACTGTAACTCATATTTGTTATTGTCTTGACATATTGATGAGTATATAGTATTCAACTCGTAAGTGGGAATAAAGTGTCACAAAATTAGAAAGGTTATTTCTGATGTAGCAATGGCTCAAAAATCGTATGAATCCCATTGCGTCCCTAGCTCCACCCATGGTAACATCGTGGTTAACTTACCTCATAAGTTCAAACCACGCGCAGAGTTCAtctacttttttcaaattttcttgataaattttttgGCTCCGCTGATGTTTTATGAAGATATTAGCTCTgtattgtgaaatttgaaaccAAATTTATTACATCTAAGTAAAAagtaaagggaaaaaaattcaatcttttttgcatatcttcttctttgtaaTATGATGCTGCATTTAACCATAGGCCTCTTTCTGGGAATATACACAAAGAGAACAAACAGGATTCGAGCCCTGTGGGACAAGGCTCGAATCACTTTCATGTTTGAAATTACCTAAAAAGAATATAACCAACTATTCATCTCTTTACAAATGATCAAAAAACAGACCCCAAAACAAGAAAGGCGCGCAACGCCACTTCTTTTGGTGCTACTGAGGGGGAGCACAGGGCGAAAAAGCTTAAGATTCATACCATAAAATCAGTTTCATGCTCGTTGACTAAGAGTTGGGGACGAAAGTACCAACGTAACCAAATCCAACGATGAGAAAGGCGAATGCTTGAATGAAGAGGTAGAGGAAATAGTGGTTAGTACCAAATGCAATGTCATAACATCCACAGAAGAAGAGGTATGCACCAGCAGCAAACTCTAACAAATGAATCCTGTCGATAAAGGAAACTTTATTAGTCTTGTAAATTGTCCAACGATAACTGAAACTCGTATTTGTAAGATGAAATGTTACCTGTCACCTAGCCTCATTCGATGTTTTTTAAACGCTTTGGTAGCTGATTTTAACTTCAGAGCGTCCCCTAATTTCTCTGTGACAATCCATTCGTTCACTCGTCCTGCCTCCAACAAGCCGATGAAGGTGGCCTTAGTACGGTGCAGTGACATTACATTCTCGAAAAGGATCCAAAATACCAGCAGATGGAGTGACCTGTTTTCATTTCAGGAACGACGAATTAGTTAAACTAATAATGCATGATCAGTTTTAAAGGAGTAAGGTATCATTTGCTCGCTACAATGTCACTTAGGCATATTTATCATGTATAATATTTGATGATTGAAAATCTAAGAGGTCGTTTGGTACGTGGTGGATAAAGTGGGATATCTCAAGATTAAGTTTTGAATCATCCCATCCCAGAACTATATAGCCTATgaaccaaatgacccctaatgTATCATGTTAACTTTCAGCCGTTAGGACTACAGCGTTATCAAGAAAACGAAGTAGGAGTGATGCAATGCGAGTATAGGGAGAACTGACCTTGGAGTTCCAACAGCATTGAGCAGCGTAATGATGGCAGGAATGTAAACAGCTCCCCACTTCGGAACCTCAACTTCAGGTACTAATACAGTGGCGGGTAATACCACAACATAGAATATGAAAGTAACAATATGAGCTACAACCTTTCTAACGAAGAAGAAGCTGTAAATCACATGAACCTTCTTCCACAAAGACACTTTCTGCAAGCAAACAAAGCCGATAAACAGAAGTTCAACGGGGACTTAGATTGAGTACTATAAACAGTCTTTAGGAAATCGAAATATGGGAATGGCGATTTTAGTATTACCTTGTTTCTTATGATCTCCATACACATTTTCCTGAAGAGATTGGCTGGGCCACAGGACCAACGATGTTGTTGATAACGATAGGCCTTCAATGTACTTGGTAATTCGTTTTTTACCTATATGATGGAGCAACGGCAGCAACATGTTATTAACAACGGCCACATACTCTATGTCATTTTCTCGATTTGTATACATGATAAATGATCACCACGACTACTTCAGTCCATACCATATTAAGGCTAATGAATGTCTTTCTTAAAGGGCATgccaaaacttaaaagacaGATAATATGGACAAGAGATAGTATATTGTAGCATCCATTTATCTATCATTTCGTGACAACGGATAAGAAATGTCAGATGAGAATTATGTGTGAAAACCTTAAAAGACGGATAATATGGTCTACGGACCACTCATTATTGTGTTTATTTATCTATCATTTGAGACAGCAAATGCGAAAGACTGATAATATGGACTACAAATCGTGTTCTATAGTGCTTATTTATCTATCATTTCAAGACAACGAATAAGAAATGTTAGACGGGGATAATATGGACTCTGGGATTGTATTTTATAGTGTTAACCTATCATTTCGAGACAACAGACAAGAAATGTCAGATGGGGAATATGTTTAGAAACCTTAAAAGACAGATAATACGAACTACAGATAGTACATTATAGTGTTTATTTATCTTTCATTTCGAGACAACGGATAAAAGAAATGTCAGACAGGGGAGTATGTACCTTGACTGAACC encodes the following:
- the LOC125851791 gene encoding glucomannan 4-beta-mannosyltransferase 9-like, whose translation is WLVIFAVNADECLMTRMQEMSLDYHFSVEQEVGSSTHAFFGFNGTAGVWRIAAIDEAGGWKDRTTVEDMDLAVRASLKGWKFLFLGSVKVKNELPSTLKAYRYQQHRWSCGPANLFRKMCMEIIRNKKVSLWKKVHVIYSFFFVRKVVAHIVTFIFYVVVLPATVLVPEVEVPKWGAVYIPAIITLLNAVGTPRSLHLLVFWILFENVMSLHRTKATFIGLLEAGRVNEWIVTEKLGDALKLKSATKAFKKHRMRLGDRIHLLEFAAGAYLFFCGCYDIAFGTNHYFLYLFIQAFAFLIVGFGYVGTFVPNS